Proteins encoded in a region of the Pelmatolapia mariae isolate MD_Pm_ZW linkage group LG16_19, Pm_UMD_F_2, whole genome shotgun sequence genome:
- the insm1b gene encoding insulinoma-associated protein 1b, whose product MPKGFLVKRNKKSAHVSYRTRSDDDDLQEPPTPAALPSHTDPSPPISVASSPDRASASPDFTAADASVPRMEKPAQFGNPEAVCQALYSPTRPISKEHDRGYFERSFNLGSPISAESFPTPASLSGLDHLLYAPVDLKIGTSNSSRSGTSTTSSSSSSSLPGPSNRVGTKRPATDGTERKSKAASKKPKAIRKLNFEDEVTTSPVLGLKIKEGPVEMKPRAQSSAGNKPLGEFVCQLCKEAYADPFSLAQHKCSRIVRVEYRCPECDKMFSCPANLASHRRWHKPRTTGTPAMPPAQGIKPEMAKMPPLGVKSVSDEAKDMSDRDTPSPGLSESGSEDGCYDCQFCGKRFKRQACLRKHIMGHQALQKKVLEEHRFQTSDRPAEQAPESNTSSSASSSSSSAEASNQSPLNLSPVDCLLCPVCRESFTSRAGQERHLRLMHSSQIYPCKYCPATLYSSPGLTRHINKCHPSENRQVILLQMPVRPAC is encoded by the coding sequence ATGCCCAAAGGATTCCTggtaaaaagaaacaagaaatctGCACATGTTTCCTACAGGACTCGGTCAGACGATGATGACCTCCAGGAGCCACCCACCCCAGCTGCCTTGCCGAGTCACACGGACCCATCCCCGCCGATTTCAGTGGCGTCCAGTCCGGACCGCGCCTCCGCATCGCCGGATTTCACCGCAGCTGACGCGTCGGTGCCAAGAATGGAGAAGCCGGCACAGTTCGGCAACCCAGAAGCCGTGTGCCAAGCCCTCTACAGCCCCACCCGGCCAATCAGCAAGGAGCACGACAGGGGATATTTCGAGCGAAGTTTCAATCTGGGCTCGCCTATTTCTGCCGAGTCATTCCCAACACCCGCCTCCCTCTCCGGTCTGGATCACCTCCTGTACGCCCCGGTCGACCTGAAAATCGGCACCAGCAACAGCAGCCGCAGCGGCACcagcaccaccagcagcagcagcagcagcagcctcccgGGACCAAGCAACCGGGTCGGCACCAAAAGACCCGCAACTGATGGAACGGAGCGCAAATCTAAAGCCGCATCCAAAAAACCCAAAGCCATTAGGAAACTCAACTTTGAAGACGAGGTGACGACTTCTCCGGTGCTTGGTCTCAAAATCAAAGAGGGACCGGTGGAGATGAAGCCGCGGGCTCAGTCCTCCGCAGGAAACAAACCTCTGGGGGAGTTCGTGTGCCAGCTGTGCAAGGAGGCGTACGCGGATCCGTTCTCCCTGGCTCAGCACAAGTGCTCCCGCATAGTCAGGGTCGAGTACCGGTGTCCTGAGTGCGATAAGATGTTCAGCTGCCCGGCAAACCTCGCCTCTCACCGCCGCTGGCACAAACCCCGGACCACCGGCACGCCCGCCATGCCACCCGCGCAGGGCATCAAACCTGAAATGGCCAAAATGCCACCACTAGGTGTCAAGTCAGTCTCCGACGAAGCCAAAGACATGAGTGACAGAGACACCCCGAGTCCAGGTCTGTCCGAATCGGGTTCTGAAGATGGCTGCTATGACTGCCAGTTCTGCGGGAAGAGGTTTAAGCGGCAGGCGTGCCTAAGGAAACACATCATGGGACACCAGGCCCTGCAAAAGAAAGTGCTGGAGGAGCACAGGTTTCAAACCAGCGACCGCCCGGCAGAGCAGGCTCCGGAGTCAAACACCTCCTCATCAGCgtcatcatcctcatcctcagcGGAAGCCTCAAACCAAAGCCCCCTCAATCTGAGCCCGGTGGACTGCCTGCTGTGCCCGGTGTGCCGGGAGAGCTTCACCAGCAGGGCCGGCCAGGAGAGACACCTGCGCCTCATGCACTCCTCCCAGATTTACCCGTGCAAATACTGCCCCGCCACCCTCTACAGCTCGCCGGGGCTCACCAGGCACATAAACAAGTGCCACCCCTCGGAGAACAGGCAGGTGATCCTGCTCCAAATGCCGGTGCGCCCCGCCTGCTAA